TTGTTCACGACTAGGACGTACAAGGTGAGCGAGGTCATGATCTCTAAGGCGACCGTTGTATGAGACTCTCGTGATATTATTTCCTAGCTCCAAAGAGTTATGTTACGAGTGATTAAATccgaagagggagaagaacaGCCTATCCAATACTTTGTTGAAACGGAGAGTGACTTCAAATTATATGGACACACACTGTGAGACCTAGTAAGCCCCCGCGCACCTCGTGTCACTGCATAACGATATTATGTGTGCAATCTAGACTTCCGAGTCCGGATCTAGATGGAATCTCTGCAACATCAGCGCAATACTCTTATGACCCTCCAGAGTTGCGAGTTGGATAGGCGTCCGCCCGTGGATGTCTCGAGCgccaatatcaatatctggTCGGCTGAGCAATAGCTGGACTATATTCTCCCGGCCATTTTTGGCGGCGCTTGCTAGCGCTGTGCCCTGTCCATAGCGTATTGTACGGGCGTTGACATCTACCTCAGGAAGGCTAACTAACAAGCCTACCATGTCTTCACGTCCTTGTTCGGTAGCAATGAATAACGGTGTTCGGCCCCATAAATCACTCCTGTTCAACTCGGCGCTGAATTGGTGGTCAACCTCTCCAGTCACCTTTGGATTTTGCTGTCGCATTCGATTGAGCAACAGCTTAATAGTCGTGCAGTTTCCACTCTCTACTGCCAGCGAGAGGGGGAATCGATTATCGTACGTCCCACAATAAAGATCAACATCATTTCGTGCTATAAGAAGCTCAATCGTAAAGGGGTTCCCATTGTACGCTGCGTAACAAAGGGGCGTGCTCCGCCGATGATCAAGCGCATTGATCTCTACATGCTTTTGTTCCAGTAGTATCCTCACAATATTTGGATGGCCGCAGCGGCAGGCCAAATGTAACGGGAGTTGCTGTCAAGCATTTCTTACATTTGTATCAGCTTTCGTTACTAGAAATGCCACTGCGCGTTCCTGACCATGTTCCGCGGCAAGCGATACGGCAGTTTGTCCACGGTCATCTTGCTCGTTGATGTCTAATCCCGTCCAGTGTATCAGCATCTCCATTACAGACACATGGCCGTTTAGAGCAGCTACATGAAGTAAGGTCCTGCCTCGGTCGTTTGTAAAATTCGTGTCAACGTCGAGCCGATTTAGAAGTGCCTCGACAACCAACAAATGTCCTCTGGAAACTGCGAGCGACAACGGTGTATCCATGTATTTGTTTCTCGCGTTAGGTAATGCAACTTTACATCTCAAGACTTGCAATAGAAGCTCCTGTTCCCCTTCGGCTGCTAATATGTGAAGTATACAGTTTCCAGACTCATCCCGTATCGAAAAGTGCACCGTGGAAAGTAATGGCACGAAATCTGGGAATGCTTTGAGAAATGAGCATAGTGTAGGAAGGTCTAGTTTCTCGACAATGAGCAGAACTATTTCGGATGGCAGCGCAGCTCTTCTGGTCATTGCGAAATGATGGAAATCTACTTTGAGAGACGGTGGAAGGCAGTTCAACATGCTTTTGAAATGTGAATGTTGGATCCTGGATGCAAATAATAAAGTACTAGGTCTTCATCTCAAATTAATGGAGATGATGCTAACAATATTCCTCAAATTTGcaacaaagaacaaagaagactAACAATGTGGGACAGGAGTGCGACCTGGGGTCTGCCGTATCTAGTCATTTTGGAGTGCTCCGCGTGGTAActctttgcctctctttgTATATTGATCCTTGTGAAAGAAAACGTGTGGAAGCGCATAAGCGGACATTTGGTAAACCACATAGAAGACGGTAATTCCCGATGGCAAAGTCTAGTTACCGAGTAGGTTGCCTCCATCTCAAGCACGATCTCCGAAGATTGACGGCCAACTTTGCGAAACATTTCTGAGGACTACTTCCAATCCTCTACATGAGGAATTTGCCCAAGATATACCTGGCTCCCTACTCTGCCCCTGCCACGACATCTCAAATCCATGCAACTTCGCTTTGAGCTCCGTCTCATTGTAGCTCGTCTGATTCTTCTCACCAAGATAGTCCACGAATATAGACCATCGAGGCTTATAGTACGAAGAGATAAGACCTGCCCAGGCCTTCGACGCATAATCACTTATCTCACCGGTAGGACCCCATAGAGTGATCTGATTTCGCGCATTATACTCAAAGAAGTCCTTTGTTTCTGTGGTGTTTCCCCAGTCTCTGGCGCTCGAGATCCAAGTTGCAAGGGAGAAGTTCTCATTGCAAGACAAGACTTTGTCAATCGCCGATAGCAGATTGAGGAGCCTTTCGCTATGTGAGGTGACTTTTGTGGTTCTGTTCTCTGTTTCTGACTTCCATGAAGTTATAAGAACGGAGTAGACATTGACAAAAGCGTTCCCCATAAGCTGACGCGTGATATCGACCATATCGTATTCATACGCAGGGTTATGCCAGAGTGACGGCTCCTTCCTCGTTGCATTCATAAACAAAGACAATACTTCATTCAAGACCATTGGATCATAATTAATTGATGTAGGAGTCGGATAATGGCCAACACGGCCAACCAAGCCGGCGATATCCGGCGAGATCTCAAAGATCGACTTCGTAACTGAATATGTCGTGAGATTAGTGTTATTGTAGAC
This window of the Aspergillus flavus chromosome 8, complete sequence genome carries:
- a CDS encoding ankyrin repeat-containing domain protein — protein: MTRRAALPSEIVLLIVEKLDLPTLCSFLKAFPDFVPLLSTVHFSIRDESGNCILHILAAEGEQELLLQVLRCKVALPNARNKYMDTPLSLAVSRGHLLVVEALLNRLDVDTNFTNDRGRTLLHVAALNGHVSVMEMLIHWTGLDINEQDDRGQTAVSLAAEHGQERAVAFLVTKADTNHVEINALDHRRSTPLCYAAYNGNPFTIELLIARNDVDLYCGTYDNRFPLSLAVESGNCTTIKLLLNRMRQQNPKVTGEVDHQFSAELNRSDLWGRTPLFIATEQGREDMVGLLVSLPEVDVNARTIRYGQGTALASAAKNGRENIVQLLLSRPDIDIGARDIHGRTPIQLATLEGHKSIALMLQRFHLDPDSEV